In the genome of Epinephelus moara isolate mb chromosome 14, YSFRI_EMoa_1.0, whole genome shotgun sequence, the window tctgtctgcctcaccATGACTTCCACTTTCCCGACACATTCCAGAGAGTAGTCCACTCCTCCATTAGTCATCTCAGACAGCACTTGACTGATTGGTTTACTGTGATCCTTGGGGTTCACAAAGTCAGATGCACCTAACACCTTGGCCTTCTCAGACTTCTCTGGATTGATGTCAACAGCGATGATCCTCTTGGCTCCTGCAGCCTTGCAGCCCATGACTGCAGCCAAACCCACAGCTCCCAGGCCAAACACAGCACATGTGGAGCCCAGTTCCACCTAAAGTAGCACAGTCTTTAGTCAACATGGCTCTTTAAGTGAGACTTCTTAATTCTTAAAATACCAGTTCTTCCTAAATACTGTGTTGTCAAAGACAGTACGTTTCATTTCTGATGTCTGATGTTTAACAGAGTGGTGTGGGGAGAATTCATTACTGTAGGTATTAGCCTTCAACAGTACATGTTAGACTATCCCCaacagtcaaacaaacacaccttaGCAGTGTTAACTGCTGCTCCATATCCTGAGCAGATCCCACAGCCGAGGAGACAGACTTTGTCCAGAGGAGCAGCGGGGTCGATCTTAGCCACAGCCATCTGGTTAACCACAGTGTACTCAGAGAAGGTACTGGTTCCCATAAATGGCAGCACCTTCTTTCCCTTACAGGTTAACCTGCAGTTTGGGTCTGCCATCACATCATGGCGATCAGAGAACCTGAACAGAGAATTGAGTGAAATGGAAATACAACATGAGCCGCAATTTTTGCTTTGAAAACTTTCCAGTAAAGGGTGCAACAAAATTTCTTTAACATGAGCAAAATATGCCAAATAATGAAAAAGACCAAAGACCCATATAATCTGTTCTGTGTCATCATCAGACAACGCATAAAGGTGCTCCAGTGAATGTAGACAATGTTCCTTTCCCCCCTTAGATGGGCTTATCACCCTATGAATACATCCTGTATAACCGAAATTAGGAGATGAAAAGACAAAACGGAGCTCACCATCCTTTATCACAAATGTTAGTTTTGGGACTCTTACAGAAGCGGCATTCTCTACACTGGTAGATGAACAAAGGAATCACCTTGTCTCCTGAAAGACAAGAACAATGCTGCCATGTCAGCTTGCAAACAGCAAATCAAATATCAGACAGTTTGGTTGGGCTGGATGGCACAAATAGGTCTTGGTCTACTCATTGCTAGCATTGCTGCCACAGAGTCTgacagggaaaagaaaaaaaaactaactaactattAGACAAATTAAACTGTTGAGGTTGTTAGCTTTAACCTGGTTGAAATTCGGTGACTCCAGGCCCAACACTCTCTACAATGCCAGCTCCCTCGTGGCCAAGGACTGTTGGGAAGCCGTCTTTAGGCATGTCCTCAAGCAAATGATACAGGTCCGTGTGGCATACTGTGGTTGTCACAATCTGGACAGAAGACAACAATCTCATACTGAAAATACTGTTGCTTGTTTCTTTTGAACAGTTGTGCGAAGTGTGAAGTGTTGTGCAGTAACACCTTACTAATCATAACATTACAATAATTTAGTGGAGCACATAATGTACACCAAGGGCTGTCCTGGGGTGAAGAACACAAAGACAGTTTGTGGGGTAACAAAAAACAAGCATATTGAACAACAAAATGCAGAAAGCCAAGAAAATACAGTTTCTTTTGGTAGCACTACGCTCTGTTGACGAATGAAATAATCACACAGTTAGCAATGGACTTCACATGACAGGATTCAAACCTGCAACATTGGAAGACAGCAAAGACTGTACTGTAACTGGCATCACAAGCCCTCTAAGCCAGGCTCATCCATAACAGACAGCCGCTGTCTAACAAGCAGTGCAGCTGAGCAACGCTTCCCTTCATTCATGGACTGGTAGCATAAcataacaactgggcatagcattAGCACAGCAGTACATGCTAAGCAAGcctgttactgtttgtaaatgtaTATGCAACATGTATTGATTTAAAGATCATCAATGAGTTATTGTGTGATCATTTTGCAGTCAggttattggttagttggctttgTCAAAGTGAAGTTGattttagtttgctaatgcttcatacagacagagtcttgcataaactgaatatattttataCTAACTCAGGTACCTTTCACAACatagaccacacacacatatactctAATTTGACTTTTAGCATAACTACACTCAAAGTGGGAACTATtgtaatttgtgttttatttggcTCACTTCACTGTGAATAAATACCTTTGGAATCATACTTGCTGTCTGATTAATAAAGTGATTGTATAAGTGTTTTTTATGCAGCTAAATTAATCAAGtggctatcattttcccttttcagTAAGAGTCATTCACTATCCCTAACTCAAAAGTGCAGTAAGAttgtgtacatgtgtaaataaacaTCTCACCTTAATGCGGACTTCATTGGCCTTGGGCGGGGCTACCTCAATCTCCTCAATCACCAAAGGCTTGTTTGGCTCCCAGGCTACTGCTGCCTTGCATTTGATGACCTACAGGGCAGTGACACCAGCATGAAATCTAACATTACTGGGTGCTGCAACAGTTAAACTATACTAGGATGGGTTTCTGTAAAGGTGCTATTGCAGTTTCCAGAAACCCTTCAAGCACTGCATGTTAATATGCCTTGTTGATAAAATGTTACTATCCTCCATACTTTGATTTCAAGAAAAACACTAATCTAGAGACGTATGTGTTAAAAGTGGTACAGAGAAAAGTGGTGTCCACTTCTATGACACAACTGCTCCTAATGCAgcaaacatacatttaaatgtaCGCTCTAATTTTGATTTAAAGGGACAATgcgtaacattttcagttgtttattggcaaaaatcgatgtctgcattAATAAATATGTAGCATAGCCTTAGCCTCTGCTAACTGTCCTCCGGTAACTCCCGTTCAGCCGGGAGGTTGGGTTACGGTTCGCCAGAAGCAcagctccaagccgaagcccacggctcaccaccagcctgttcacgtttccaaccgcttttccgcactcagcgacacacccgctgaggacaaaactctggttattggcagctctattctgagaaacgtgaagttagcaacacNNNNNNNNNNNNNNNNNNNNNNNNNNNNNNNNNNNNNNNNNNNNNNNNNNNNNNNNNNNNNNNNNNNNNNNNNNNNNNNNNNNNNNNNNNNNNNNNNNNNNNNNNNNNNNNNNNNNNNNNNNNNNNNNNNNNNNNNNNNNNNNNNNNNNNNNNNNNNNNNNNNNNNNNNNNNNNNNNNNNNNNNNNNNNNNNNNNNNNNNNNNNNNNNNNNNNNNNNNNNNNNNNNNNNNNNNNNNNNNNNNNNNNNNNNNNNNNNNNNNNNNNNNNNNNNNNNNNNNNNNNNNNNNNNNNNNNNNNNNNNNNNNNNNNNNNNNNNNNNNNNNNNNNNNNNNNNNNNNNNNNNNNNNNNNNNNNNNNNNNNNNNNNNNNNNNNNNNNNNNNNNNNNNNNNNNNNNNNNNNNNNNNNNNNNNNNNNNNNNNNNNNNNNNNNNNNNNNNNNNNNNNNNNNNNNNNNNNNNNNNNNNNNNNNNNNNNNNNNNNNNNNNNNNNNNNNNNNNNNNNNNNNNNNNNNNNNNNNNNNNNNNNNNNNNNNNNNNNNNNNNNNNNNNNNNNNNNNNNNNNNNNNNNNNNNNNNNNNNNNNNNNNNNNNNNNNNNNNNNNNNNNNNNNNNNNNNNNNNNNNNNNNNNNNNNNNNNNNNNNNNNNNNNNNNNNNNNNNNNNNNNNNNNNNNNNNNNNNNNNNNNNNNNNNNNNNNNNNNNNNNNNNNNNNNNNNNNNNNNNNNNNNNNNNNNNNNNNNNNNNNNNNNNNNNNNNNNNNNNNNNNNNNNNNNNNNNNNNNNNNNNNNNNNNNNNNNNNNNNNNNNNNNNNNNNNNNNNNNNNNNNNNNNNNNNNNNNNNNNNNNNNNNNNNNNNNNNNNNNNNNNNNNNNNNNNNNNNNNNNNNNNNNNNNNNNNNNNNNNNNNNNNNNNNNNNNNNNNNNNNNNNNNNNNNNNNNNNNNNNNNNNNNNNNNNNNNNNNNNNNNNNNNNNNNNNNNNNNNNNNNNNNNNNNNNNNNNNNNNNNNNNNNNNNNNNNNNNNNNNNNNNNNNNNNNNNNNNNNNNNNNNNNNNNNNNNNNNNNNNNNNNNNNNNNNNNNNNNNNNagattactgttaatttattatgctgatctgttctgtacgacatctattgcatgtctgtccgtcctggaagagggatccctcctcagttgctcttcctgaggtttctaccgttttttttccccgttaaagggttttttttgggggagtttttccttatccatNtgtccgtcctggaagagggatccctcctcagttgctcttcctgaggtttctaccgttttttttccccgttaaagggttttttttgggggagtttttccttatccactgcgagggtcataaggacagagggatgtcgtatgctgtaaagccctgtgaggcaaattgtgatttgtgatattgggcttcggtgttttcgttgagagccaggccagtgctgcctgactgagaagccgaaggagaggagcaagaggcgcttcgctactaccccggcacgactgcagcataacaaagtcccactctttgagcataatgcaggatcatgcatatgcagcatcacgggagacggaatcctcatcgccaatattatatatatatatatcaaaaaGGCAATGTGACCGGCAAATTcaaaaaaacgagggtcaacgatcggggtagcctttcccaggcggaaagagctgctgatggagacaggtaatgcaatcacagtcCAGCGCCGCTATTAGCTGTTAACCCCTAACAGCAGCCAGCGGCTAACAGCggcaagtggctcaacctcacacacctcatccctgtccttgcatcactgcgccgctgttagagacactgctaacagcagctaacagcaaacattggcgcagtgatgcgaggagagggatgaggtgtgtgaggtagAGCcgcttgtcagttgtcaaaagacaagacgttattggtttgtttcgatttacaccaacagtcctacgttgtaaacacagctagcatggtgaggaggaggTTTGACAACTCGcctcgcgtgtgtctgtgtaggagcctgaatgaatactccatgaagtatcggatgacatgttttcatcaatgttatcatagctttttggt includes:
- the LOC126401262 gene encoding alcohol dehydrogenase 1 isoform X9, with amino-acid sequence MATVGKVIKCKAAVAWEPNKPLVIEEIEVAPPKANEVRIKIVTTTVCHTDLYHLLEDMPKDGFPTVLGHEGAGIVESVGPGVTEFQPGDKVIPLFIYQCRECRFCKSPKTNICDKGWFSDRHDVMADPNCRLTCKGKKVLPFMGTSTFSEYTVVNQMAVAKIDPAAPLDKVCLLGCGICSGYGAAVNTAKVELGSTCAVFGLGAVGLAAVMGCKAAGAKRIIAVDINPEKSEKAKVLGASDFVNPKDHSKPISQVLSEMTNGGVDYSLECVGKVEVMRSALESCVKGWGVSVVVGWNDMYDVSVRPIQLIAGRTWKGSSFGGFKSKDGVVQMVKAYLDKKLKLDEFITHNMTLAQVNDAIELMKHGKCTRTVLSVSPQ